The genome window TGTTCTGCCGCTACTGTTCTTGATCGACCGCTTGGCGCTGGATGCGAGGCATCGTTCGAAGTCGGAACTGAGTTCCGGCCAGCCGGCGGAAGCCGAAGAAGGCAGGGCCCGGACAACGACATCAAGACCGAGGGGCCTACGAACCAGAGCTGCTGCCGCCGCTTCTCTCAGTCTCCTCTTAACGAGGTTCCGGGTAACGGCGTTCCCCACATTCTTCGACACTATGAAGCCGAACCTGGATGGGTTCTCGGTTCCTGTTCCGACCGCATATAACACCAAGTTCCGGCACCCTGATCGGGCACCGGAACGGACGGTGTGTGAAAAATCTTTGGCCGTCCGAACTCGGTGGGCGGTAGACAGCACCTGGAGCTCCGGGACGGTCAGGGCATCACGAAAGTCATGACGCCGGCGGACGGATTAACTGCTGCTAAGCCGAGAGCTCGGTGCGTCCCTTGCTGCGGCGCGCGGAGAGGATTGCGCGGCCTGCGCGGGTGCGCATGCGAAGGCGGAAGCCGTGCTTCTTGGCACGACGGCGGTTATTCGGCTGAAAGGTCCGCTTGCTCACTGTTGATACTCCAGAACGTTCTTGGCATGCGCTTCCGTTGCTACAAGGGGGAAGAA of Arthrobacter sp. JZ12 contains these proteins:
- the rnpA gene encoding ribonuclease P protein component; this encodes MLSTAHRVRTAKDFSHTVRSGARSGCRNLVLYAVGTGTENPSRFGFIVSKNVGNAVTRNLVKRRLREAAAAALVRRPLGLDVVVRALPSSASAGWPELSSDFERCLASSAKRSIKNSSGRTGDGT
- the rpmH gene encoding 50S ribosomal protein L34; the protein is MSKRTFQPNNRRRAKKHGFRLRMRTRAGRAILSARRSKGRTELSA